Proteins co-encoded in one Papaver somniferum cultivar HN1 chromosome 5, ASM357369v1, whole genome shotgun sequence genomic window:
- the LOC113280129 gene encoding uncharacterized protein LOC113280129: MAGIPPKCKLPTFTNIFDETTCAIQHIKAYVRTLLQWEYHDAVLCKYFPASLSGEALKWFEGLPTKTIRSFNHLQSIFLGAYINNNVLRPGIKQVFGLQRRTNKDLRSLTTRWRTMCSEIAGRVDERNLILAFINALFATDLLYTQIFRIKETISMTELREYQEEYIALEQKQKEMEYYHVANTSTKGDK; the protein is encoded by the coding sequence ATGGCGGGAATACCACCTAAATGCAAGTTACCAACATTCACCAACATCTTTGATGAAACAACCTGTGCGATACAACACATAAAAGCCTATGTCCGAACTTTATTGCAATGGGAATATCATGATGCGGTTCTTTGCAAGTATTTTCCGGCAAGCTTGTCAGGAGAAGCTTTGaagtggtttgaaggtctacctaCTAAAACAATCAGATCATTCAATCATTTACAGTCAATATTCCTAGGAGCATACATCAACAATAATGTATTACGACCAGGCATAAAACAAGTATTTGGTTtgcaaagaagaacaaataaagatCTGCGAAGTTTAACCACAAGATGGAGAACCATGTGCAGTGAAATTGCTGGACGAGTGGATGAAAGAAACCTCATATTAGCGTTCATCAATGCACTCTTCGCAACAGATTTGTTATACACACAAATTTTCAGAATTAAAGAAACCATATCAATGACAGAGCTACGCGAGTATCAAGAAGAATACATCGCTCTTGAGCAAAAGCAGAAAGAAATGGAATATTATCATGTGGCAAATACAAGCACAAAAGGCGATAAATGA